A stretch of Salarias fasciatus chromosome 23, fSalaFa1.1, whole genome shotgun sequence DNA encodes these proteins:
- the cpeb2 gene encoding cytoplasmic polyadenylation element-binding protein 2 isoform X2, whose protein sequence is MQDEPVGVTSTQLPPSAEAKARSGSDERPDRADDLDGGQLSAFTPDYNHLKQKIAFPDFEPDRFSPTRSACDLQHGRSPHQQLGQRSEFSPAESPPPRGHFGHLPQRQPFPKPDPSADPRRYPVEEAEADAASPSPTSVNLNQIQMDSPIAHHINNGNGSGGGGGAGGGMLSGGLSAAFPNLPAQDMQSASGGSSSPSIPGFGTPWSVQTSSSPPPPPPAPNSINHIHPNAINQMPNADSDNSFYPGIPSSINPAFFQSFSPVSANPCAGINVQGFSGPFSPQINVPQQPQSRRSPVSPQMHPQQGAFLQQRNNYNQHQPMMKPSPWGSHQGNGWGSGGMSWGRDHRRGSGMGVPGSVSHISPLKKPFSSNVIAPPKFPRLGGSLGPKSWIEENMFRTDSNSNTLLPLQDRSRMYDSLNMHSLESSLIDIMRAEQDPMKGRVGCPNPGADGLLMLNGRSSLFPIDDNLLDDGHSNQGVPGVLGSPNCYPHQNGERIERFSRKVFVGGLPPDIDEDEITSSFRRFGHLVVDWPHKAESKSYFPPKGYAFLLFQEESSVQALIEACMEEDGKLYLCVSSPTIKDKPVQIRPWNLSDSDFVMDGSQPLDPRKTIFVGGVPRPLRAIELAMIMDRLYGGVCYAGIDTDPELKYPKGAGRVAFSNQQSYIAAISARFVQLQHGDIDKRVEVKPYVLDDQLCDECQGARCGGKFAPFFCANVTCLQYYCEFCWANIHSRAGREFHKPLVKEGADRPRQIHFRWN, encoded by the exons atgcaggatgagCCTGTGGGGGTGACAAGCACGCAGTTACCCCCGTCAGCCGAGGCAAAGGCCCGCAGCGGATCCGACGAGCGGCCGGACCGAGCCGATGACCTCGACGGCGGCCAGCTGAGCGCATTCACGCCGGATTACAACCATCTGAAGCAGAAGATCGCTTTCCCCGATTTCGAGCCAGATCGCTTTTCCCCGACGCGGTCCGCCTGTGACCTTCAGCACGGCCGAAGCCCCCATCAGCAGTTAGGTCAGCGCTCCGAGTTTAGCCCCGCGGAGTCGCCCCCGCCCCGGGGACATTTCGGTCACCTGCCGCAGAGGCAGCCCTTCCCCAAGCCCGACCCCAGCGCCGACCCCCGCCGCTACCCAGTGGAGGAGGCTGAAGCTGATGCTGCGTCGCCATCGCCCACTTCCGTCAACCTGAACCAGATCCAAATGGACTCCCCCATCGCGCACCATATCAATAACGGCaatggcagcggcggcggcggcggcgccggcggtgGCATGCTGTCCGGGGGTCTCAGCGCCGCTTTCCCCAACCTCCCCGCCCAGGACATGCAGAGCGCCAGCGGGGGCTCGTCCTCGCCCTCCATCCCCGGGTTCGGCACGCCGTGGTCCGTCCAgaccagctcctctcctccgccgccgccgcccgcgcCCAACTCCATCAACCACATCCACCCAAACGCCATTAACCAGATGCCCAACGCAGACTCCGACAACAGCTTTTACCCAGGTATCCCCTCCTCCATCAACCCGGCCTTCTTCCAGAGTTTCTCGCCGGTGTCGGCTAATCCGTGCGCCGGGATTAATGTGCAGGGCTTCAGCGGTCCGTTTTCGCCCCAGATAAACGTCCCCCAACAGCCGCAGAGCCGCAGGTCCCCTGTCAGTCCCCAGATGCACCCGCAGCAGGGCGccttcctgcagcagaggaacaACTACAACCAACATCAG CCCATGATGAAGCCATCTCCCTGGGGCAGTCACCAGGGGAACGGCTGGGGCTCTGGTGGGATGTCCTGGGGCCGGGACCACCGCAGAGGGAGCGGTATGGGCGTACCTGGATCGGTTAGCCACATCTCGCCCCTGAAGAAGCCCTTCTCCAGCAACGTCATCGCCCCTCCCAAGTTCCCACGCCTGGGAGGATCGCTGGGACCTAAATCCTGGATCGAGGAGAACATGTTTCGCAcagacagcaacagcaacaccTTGTTGCCCCTGCAG GACCGCTCCAGGATGTACGACAGTCTGAACATGCACTCCTTGGAGAGCTCTCTGATCGACATCATGCGGGCTGAGCAGGACCCAATGAAAG GCCGTGTGGGATGCCCTAACCCCGGGGCTGACGGTCTCCTCATGCTCAATG GCCGCTCTTCCCTGTTCCCCATTGATGACAATCTCCTGGACGATGGCCACAGCAACCAGGGCGTCCCTGGAGTCCTCGGCTCCCCAAACTGTTACCCCCACCAAAACGGCGAGCGCATTGAGCGCTTCTCTCGCAAGGTGTTTGTTGGGGGTCTGCCTCCTGACATAGACGAAG ATGAAATAACCTCCAGCTTTCGTCGCTTTGGTCACCTGGTGGTGGACTGGCCGCACAAGGCCGAGAGCAAATCCTACTTTCCTCCTAAAG GTTACGCCTTCCTGTTGTTCCAGGAGGAGAGCTCGGTGCAGGCTCTGATCGAGGCCTGCATGGAGGAGGACGGGAAGCTCTACCTGTGTGTCTCCAGCCCCACCATCAAAGACAAGCCT GTGCAAATCCGACCCTGGAACCTGAGCGACAGTGATTTCGTGATGGATGGATCTCAGCCCCTGGATCCCCGCAAGACCATCTTTGTGGGAGGCGTCCCTCGTCCCCTGAGAGCCA TTGAGCTGGCCATGATTATGGACCGTCTCTATGGTGGAGTGTGCTACGCAGGAATTGACACAGATCCAGAGCTGAAGTATCCCAAGGGGGCGGGACGAGTAGCATTCTCCAATCAGCAGAGTTACATCGCCGCCATCAGCGCCAGATTCGTCCAGCTGCAGCATGGCGACATTGACAAGCGG GTTGAGGTCAAGCCTTATGTCTTGGACGACCAGCTGTGTGACGAGTGCCAGGGCGCACGCTGCGGCGGGAAGTTCGCTCCCTTCTTCTGCGCCAACGTCACCTGTCTTCAGTACTACTGCGAGTTTTGCTGGGCTAACATCCACTCCCGCGCCGGGCGTGAGTTTCACAAGCCGCTGGTGAAAGAAGGCGCCGACCGCCCGCGCCAGATTCATTTCCGCTGGAATTAA
- the cpeb2 gene encoding cytoplasmic polyadenylation element-binding protein 2 isoform X4: MQDEPVGVTSTQLPPSAEAKARSGSDERPDRADDLDGGQLSAFTPDYNHLKQKIAFPDFEPDRFSPTRSACDLQHGRSPHQQLGQRSEFSPAESPPPRGHFGHLPQRQPFPKPDPSADPRRYPVEEAEADAASPSPTSVNLNQIQMDSPIAHHINNGNGSGGGGGAGGGMLSGGLSAAFPNLPAQDMQSASGGSSSPSIPGFGTPWSVQTSSSPPPPPPAPNSINHIHPNAINQMPNADSDNSFYPGIPSSINPAFFQSFSPVSANPCAGINVQGFSGPFSPQINVPQQPQSRRSPVSPQMHPQQGAFLQQRNNYNQHQPMMKPSPWGSHQGNGWGSGGMSWGRDHRRGSGMGVPGSVSHISPLKKPFSSNVIAPPKFPRLGGSLGPKSWIEENMFRTDSNSNTLLPLQDRSRMYDSLNMHSLESSLIDIMRAEQDPMKGRSSLFPIDDNLLDDGHSNQGVPGVLGSPNCYPHQNGERIERFSRKVFVGGLPPDIDEDEITSSFRRFGHLVVDWPHKAESKSYFPPKGYAFLLFQEESSVQALIEACMEEDGKLYLCVSSPTIKDKPVQIRPWNLSDSDFVMDGSQPLDPRKTIFVGGVPRPLRAIELAMIMDRLYGGVCYAGIDTDPELKYPKGAGRVAFSNQQSYIAAISARFVQLQHGDIDKRVEVKPYVLDDQLCDECQGARCGGKFAPFFCANVTCLQYYCEFCWANIHSRAGREFHKPLVKEGADRPRQIHFRWN; encoded by the exons atgcaggatgagCCTGTGGGGGTGACAAGCACGCAGTTACCCCCGTCAGCCGAGGCAAAGGCCCGCAGCGGATCCGACGAGCGGCCGGACCGAGCCGATGACCTCGACGGCGGCCAGCTGAGCGCATTCACGCCGGATTACAACCATCTGAAGCAGAAGATCGCTTTCCCCGATTTCGAGCCAGATCGCTTTTCCCCGACGCGGTCCGCCTGTGACCTTCAGCACGGCCGAAGCCCCCATCAGCAGTTAGGTCAGCGCTCCGAGTTTAGCCCCGCGGAGTCGCCCCCGCCCCGGGGACATTTCGGTCACCTGCCGCAGAGGCAGCCCTTCCCCAAGCCCGACCCCAGCGCCGACCCCCGCCGCTACCCAGTGGAGGAGGCTGAAGCTGATGCTGCGTCGCCATCGCCCACTTCCGTCAACCTGAACCAGATCCAAATGGACTCCCCCATCGCGCACCATATCAATAACGGCaatggcagcggcggcggcggcggcgccggcggtgGCATGCTGTCCGGGGGTCTCAGCGCCGCTTTCCCCAACCTCCCCGCCCAGGACATGCAGAGCGCCAGCGGGGGCTCGTCCTCGCCCTCCATCCCCGGGTTCGGCACGCCGTGGTCCGTCCAgaccagctcctctcctccgccgccgccgcccgcgcCCAACTCCATCAACCACATCCACCCAAACGCCATTAACCAGATGCCCAACGCAGACTCCGACAACAGCTTTTACCCAGGTATCCCCTCCTCCATCAACCCGGCCTTCTTCCAGAGTTTCTCGCCGGTGTCGGCTAATCCGTGCGCCGGGATTAATGTGCAGGGCTTCAGCGGTCCGTTTTCGCCCCAGATAAACGTCCCCCAACAGCCGCAGAGCCGCAGGTCCCCTGTCAGTCCCCAGATGCACCCGCAGCAGGGCGccttcctgcagcagaggaacaACTACAACCAACATCAG CCCATGATGAAGCCATCTCCCTGGGGCAGTCACCAGGGGAACGGCTGGGGCTCTGGTGGGATGTCCTGGGGCCGGGACCACCGCAGAGGGAGCGGTATGGGCGTACCTGGATCGGTTAGCCACATCTCGCCCCTGAAGAAGCCCTTCTCCAGCAACGTCATCGCCCCTCCCAAGTTCCCACGCCTGGGAGGATCGCTGGGACCTAAATCCTGGATCGAGGAGAACATGTTTCGCAcagacagcaacagcaacaccTTGTTGCCCCTGCAG GACCGCTCCAGGATGTACGACAGTCTGAACATGCACTCCTTGGAGAGCTCTCTGATCGACATCATGCGGGCTGAGCAGGACCCAATGAAAG GCCGCTCTTCCCTGTTCCCCATTGATGACAATCTCCTGGACGATGGCCACAGCAACCAGGGCGTCCCTGGAGTCCTCGGCTCCCCAAACTGTTACCCCCACCAAAACGGCGAGCGCATTGAGCGCTTCTCTCGCAAGGTGTTTGTTGGGGGTCTGCCTCCTGACATAGACGAAG ATGAAATAACCTCCAGCTTTCGTCGCTTTGGTCACCTGGTGGTGGACTGGCCGCACAAGGCCGAGAGCAAATCCTACTTTCCTCCTAAAG GTTACGCCTTCCTGTTGTTCCAGGAGGAGAGCTCGGTGCAGGCTCTGATCGAGGCCTGCATGGAGGAGGACGGGAAGCTCTACCTGTGTGTCTCCAGCCCCACCATCAAAGACAAGCCT GTGCAAATCCGACCCTGGAACCTGAGCGACAGTGATTTCGTGATGGATGGATCTCAGCCCCTGGATCCCCGCAAGACCATCTTTGTGGGAGGCGTCCCTCGTCCCCTGAGAGCCA TTGAGCTGGCCATGATTATGGACCGTCTCTATGGTGGAGTGTGCTACGCAGGAATTGACACAGATCCAGAGCTGAAGTATCCCAAGGGGGCGGGACGAGTAGCATTCTCCAATCAGCAGAGTTACATCGCCGCCATCAGCGCCAGATTCGTCCAGCTGCAGCATGGCGACATTGACAAGCGG GTTGAGGTCAAGCCTTATGTCTTGGACGACCAGCTGTGTGACGAGTGCCAGGGCGCACGCTGCGGCGGGAAGTTCGCTCCCTTCTTCTGCGCCAACGTCACCTGTCTTCAGTACTACTGCGAGTTTTGCTGGGCTAACATCCACTCCCGCGCCGGGCGTGAGTTTCACAAGCCGCTGGTGAAAGAAGGCGCCGACCGCCCGCGCCAGATTCATTTCCGCTGGAATTAA
- the cpeb2 gene encoding cytoplasmic polyadenylation element-binding protein 2 isoform X1, with amino-acid sequence MQDEPVGVTSTQLPPSAEAKARSGSDERPDRADDLDGGQLSAFTPDYNHLKQKIAFPDFEPDRFSPTRSACDLQHGRSPHQQLGQRSEFSPAESPPPRGHFGHLPQRQPFPKPDPSADPRRYPVEEAEADAASPSPTSVNLNQIQMDSPIAHHINNGNGSGGGGGAGGGMLSGGLSAAFPNLPAQDMQSASGGSSSPSIPGFGTPWSVQTSSSPPPPPPAPNSINHIHPNAINQMPNADSDNSFYPGIPSSINPAFFQSFSPVSANPCAGINVQGFSGPFSPQINVPQQPQSRRSPVSPQMHPQQGAFLQQRNNYNQHQPMMKPSPWGSHQGNGWGSGGMSWGRDHRRGSGMGVPGSVSHISPLKKPFSSNVIAPPKFPRLGGSLGPKSWIEENMFRTDSNSNTLLPLQDRSRMYDSLNMHSLESSLIDIMRAEQDPMKGRVGCPNPGADGLLMLNARSYGRRRGRSSLFPIDDNLLDDGHSNQGVPGVLGSPNCYPHQNGERIERFSRKVFVGGLPPDIDEDEITSSFRRFGHLVVDWPHKAESKSYFPPKGYAFLLFQEESSVQALIEACMEEDGKLYLCVSSPTIKDKPVQIRPWNLSDSDFVMDGSQPLDPRKTIFVGGVPRPLRAIELAMIMDRLYGGVCYAGIDTDPELKYPKGAGRVAFSNQQSYIAAISARFVQLQHGDIDKRVEVKPYVLDDQLCDECQGARCGGKFAPFFCANVTCLQYYCEFCWANIHSRAGREFHKPLVKEGADRPRQIHFRWN; translated from the exons atgcaggatgagCCTGTGGGGGTGACAAGCACGCAGTTACCCCCGTCAGCCGAGGCAAAGGCCCGCAGCGGATCCGACGAGCGGCCGGACCGAGCCGATGACCTCGACGGCGGCCAGCTGAGCGCATTCACGCCGGATTACAACCATCTGAAGCAGAAGATCGCTTTCCCCGATTTCGAGCCAGATCGCTTTTCCCCGACGCGGTCCGCCTGTGACCTTCAGCACGGCCGAAGCCCCCATCAGCAGTTAGGTCAGCGCTCCGAGTTTAGCCCCGCGGAGTCGCCCCCGCCCCGGGGACATTTCGGTCACCTGCCGCAGAGGCAGCCCTTCCCCAAGCCCGACCCCAGCGCCGACCCCCGCCGCTACCCAGTGGAGGAGGCTGAAGCTGATGCTGCGTCGCCATCGCCCACTTCCGTCAACCTGAACCAGATCCAAATGGACTCCCCCATCGCGCACCATATCAATAACGGCaatggcagcggcggcggcggcggcgccggcggtgGCATGCTGTCCGGGGGTCTCAGCGCCGCTTTCCCCAACCTCCCCGCCCAGGACATGCAGAGCGCCAGCGGGGGCTCGTCCTCGCCCTCCATCCCCGGGTTCGGCACGCCGTGGTCCGTCCAgaccagctcctctcctccgccgccgccgcccgcgcCCAACTCCATCAACCACATCCACCCAAACGCCATTAACCAGATGCCCAACGCAGACTCCGACAACAGCTTTTACCCAGGTATCCCCTCCTCCATCAACCCGGCCTTCTTCCAGAGTTTCTCGCCGGTGTCGGCTAATCCGTGCGCCGGGATTAATGTGCAGGGCTTCAGCGGTCCGTTTTCGCCCCAGATAAACGTCCCCCAACAGCCGCAGAGCCGCAGGTCCCCTGTCAGTCCCCAGATGCACCCGCAGCAGGGCGccttcctgcagcagaggaacaACTACAACCAACATCAG CCCATGATGAAGCCATCTCCCTGGGGCAGTCACCAGGGGAACGGCTGGGGCTCTGGTGGGATGTCCTGGGGCCGGGACCACCGCAGAGGGAGCGGTATGGGCGTACCTGGATCGGTTAGCCACATCTCGCCCCTGAAGAAGCCCTTCTCCAGCAACGTCATCGCCCCTCCCAAGTTCCCACGCCTGGGAGGATCGCTGGGACCTAAATCCTGGATCGAGGAGAACATGTTTCGCAcagacagcaacagcaacaccTTGTTGCCCCTGCAG GACCGCTCCAGGATGTACGACAGTCTGAACATGCACTCCTTGGAGAGCTCTCTGATCGACATCATGCGGGCTGAGCAGGACCCAATGAAAG GCCGTGTGGGATGCCCTAACCCCGGGGCTGACGGTCTCCTCATGCTCAATG CGAGGAGCTATGGGAGGCGTCGAG GCCGCTCTTCCCTGTTCCCCATTGATGACAATCTCCTGGACGATGGCCACAGCAACCAGGGCGTCCCTGGAGTCCTCGGCTCCCCAAACTGTTACCCCCACCAAAACGGCGAGCGCATTGAGCGCTTCTCTCGCAAGGTGTTTGTTGGGGGTCTGCCTCCTGACATAGACGAAG ATGAAATAACCTCCAGCTTTCGTCGCTTTGGTCACCTGGTGGTGGACTGGCCGCACAAGGCCGAGAGCAAATCCTACTTTCCTCCTAAAG GTTACGCCTTCCTGTTGTTCCAGGAGGAGAGCTCGGTGCAGGCTCTGATCGAGGCCTGCATGGAGGAGGACGGGAAGCTCTACCTGTGTGTCTCCAGCCCCACCATCAAAGACAAGCCT GTGCAAATCCGACCCTGGAACCTGAGCGACAGTGATTTCGTGATGGATGGATCTCAGCCCCTGGATCCCCGCAAGACCATCTTTGTGGGAGGCGTCCCTCGTCCCCTGAGAGCCA TTGAGCTGGCCATGATTATGGACCGTCTCTATGGTGGAGTGTGCTACGCAGGAATTGACACAGATCCAGAGCTGAAGTATCCCAAGGGGGCGGGACGAGTAGCATTCTCCAATCAGCAGAGTTACATCGCCGCCATCAGCGCCAGATTCGTCCAGCTGCAGCATGGCGACATTGACAAGCGG GTTGAGGTCAAGCCTTATGTCTTGGACGACCAGCTGTGTGACGAGTGCCAGGGCGCACGCTGCGGCGGGAAGTTCGCTCCCTTCTTCTGCGCCAACGTCACCTGTCTTCAGTACTACTGCGAGTTTTGCTGGGCTAACATCCACTCCCGCGCCGGGCGTGAGTTTCACAAGCCGCTGGTGAAAGAAGGCGCCGACCGCCCGCGCCAGATTCATTTCCGCTGGAATTAA
- the cpeb2 gene encoding cytoplasmic polyadenylation element-binding protein 2 isoform X3, protein MQDEPVGVTSTQLPPSAEAKARSGSDERPDRADDLDGGQLSAFTPDYNHLKQKIAFPDFEPDRFSPTRSACDLQHGRSPHQQLGQRSEFSPAESPPPRGHFGHLPQRQPFPKPDPSADPRRYPVEEAEADAASPSPTSVNLNQIQMDSPIAHHINNGNGSGGGGGAGGGMLSGGLSAAFPNLPAQDMQSASGGSSSPSIPGFGTPWSVQTSSSPPPPPPAPNSINHIHPNAINQMPNADSDNSFYPGIPSSINPAFFQSFSPVSANPCAGINVQGFSGPFSPQINVPQQPQSRRSPVSPQMHPQQGAFLQQRNNYNQHQPMMKPSPWGSHQGNGWGSGGMSWGRDHRRGSGMGVPGSVSHISPLKKPFSSNVIAPPKFPRLGGSLGPKSWIEENMFRTDSNSNTLLPLQDRSRMYDSLNMHSLESSLIDIMRAEQDPMKARSYGRRRGRSSLFPIDDNLLDDGHSNQGVPGVLGSPNCYPHQNGERIERFSRKVFVGGLPPDIDEDEITSSFRRFGHLVVDWPHKAESKSYFPPKGYAFLLFQEESSVQALIEACMEEDGKLYLCVSSPTIKDKPVQIRPWNLSDSDFVMDGSQPLDPRKTIFVGGVPRPLRAIELAMIMDRLYGGVCYAGIDTDPELKYPKGAGRVAFSNQQSYIAAISARFVQLQHGDIDKRVEVKPYVLDDQLCDECQGARCGGKFAPFFCANVTCLQYYCEFCWANIHSRAGREFHKPLVKEGADRPRQIHFRWN, encoded by the exons atgcaggatgagCCTGTGGGGGTGACAAGCACGCAGTTACCCCCGTCAGCCGAGGCAAAGGCCCGCAGCGGATCCGACGAGCGGCCGGACCGAGCCGATGACCTCGACGGCGGCCAGCTGAGCGCATTCACGCCGGATTACAACCATCTGAAGCAGAAGATCGCTTTCCCCGATTTCGAGCCAGATCGCTTTTCCCCGACGCGGTCCGCCTGTGACCTTCAGCACGGCCGAAGCCCCCATCAGCAGTTAGGTCAGCGCTCCGAGTTTAGCCCCGCGGAGTCGCCCCCGCCCCGGGGACATTTCGGTCACCTGCCGCAGAGGCAGCCCTTCCCCAAGCCCGACCCCAGCGCCGACCCCCGCCGCTACCCAGTGGAGGAGGCTGAAGCTGATGCTGCGTCGCCATCGCCCACTTCCGTCAACCTGAACCAGATCCAAATGGACTCCCCCATCGCGCACCATATCAATAACGGCaatggcagcggcggcggcggcggcgccggcggtgGCATGCTGTCCGGGGGTCTCAGCGCCGCTTTCCCCAACCTCCCCGCCCAGGACATGCAGAGCGCCAGCGGGGGCTCGTCCTCGCCCTCCATCCCCGGGTTCGGCACGCCGTGGTCCGTCCAgaccagctcctctcctccgccgccgccgcccgcgcCCAACTCCATCAACCACATCCACCCAAACGCCATTAACCAGATGCCCAACGCAGACTCCGACAACAGCTTTTACCCAGGTATCCCCTCCTCCATCAACCCGGCCTTCTTCCAGAGTTTCTCGCCGGTGTCGGCTAATCCGTGCGCCGGGATTAATGTGCAGGGCTTCAGCGGTCCGTTTTCGCCCCAGATAAACGTCCCCCAACAGCCGCAGAGCCGCAGGTCCCCTGTCAGTCCCCAGATGCACCCGCAGCAGGGCGccttcctgcagcagaggaacaACTACAACCAACATCAG CCCATGATGAAGCCATCTCCCTGGGGCAGTCACCAGGGGAACGGCTGGGGCTCTGGTGGGATGTCCTGGGGCCGGGACCACCGCAGAGGGAGCGGTATGGGCGTACCTGGATCGGTTAGCCACATCTCGCCCCTGAAGAAGCCCTTCTCCAGCAACGTCATCGCCCCTCCCAAGTTCCCACGCCTGGGAGGATCGCTGGGACCTAAATCCTGGATCGAGGAGAACATGTTTCGCAcagacagcaacagcaacaccTTGTTGCCCCTGCAG GACCGCTCCAGGATGTACGACAGTCTGAACATGCACTCCTTGGAGAGCTCTCTGATCGACATCATGCGGGCTGAGCAGGACCCAATGAAAG CGAGGAGCTATGGGAGGCGTCGAG GCCGCTCTTCCCTGTTCCCCATTGATGACAATCTCCTGGACGATGGCCACAGCAACCAGGGCGTCCCTGGAGTCCTCGGCTCCCCAAACTGTTACCCCCACCAAAACGGCGAGCGCATTGAGCGCTTCTCTCGCAAGGTGTTTGTTGGGGGTCTGCCTCCTGACATAGACGAAG ATGAAATAACCTCCAGCTTTCGTCGCTTTGGTCACCTGGTGGTGGACTGGCCGCACAAGGCCGAGAGCAAATCCTACTTTCCTCCTAAAG GTTACGCCTTCCTGTTGTTCCAGGAGGAGAGCTCGGTGCAGGCTCTGATCGAGGCCTGCATGGAGGAGGACGGGAAGCTCTACCTGTGTGTCTCCAGCCCCACCATCAAAGACAAGCCT GTGCAAATCCGACCCTGGAACCTGAGCGACAGTGATTTCGTGATGGATGGATCTCAGCCCCTGGATCCCCGCAAGACCATCTTTGTGGGAGGCGTCCCTCGTCCCCTGAGAGCCA TTGAGCTGGCCATGATTATGGACCGTCTCTATGGTGGAGTGTGCTACGCAGGAATTGACACAGATCCAGAGCTGAAGTATCCCAAGGGGGCGGGACGAGTAGCATTCTCCAATCAGCAGAGTTACATCGCCGCCATCAGCGCCAGATTCGTCCAGCTGCAGCATGGCGACATTGACAAGCGG GTTGAGGTCAAGCCTTATGTCTTGGACGACCAGCTGTGTGACGAGTGCCAGGGCGCACGCTGCGGCGGGAAGTTCGCTCCCTTCTTCTGCGCCAACGTCACCTGTCTTCAGTACTACTGCGAGTTTTGCTGGGCTAACATCCACTCCCGCGCCGGGCGTGAGTTTCACAAGCCGCTGGTGAAAGAAGGCGCCGACCGCCCGCGCCAGATTCATTTCCGCTGGAATTAA